From one Neovison vison isolate M4711 chromosome 1, ASM_NN_V1, whole genome shotgun sequence genomic stretch:
- the KLHL31 gene encoding kelch-like protein 31, which yields MAPKKKTVKKSKGDINEMTIIVEDSPLNKLNTLNGLLEGGNGFSCLSSELTDASYGPNLLEGLSKMRQENFLCDLVIGTKTKSFDVHKSVMASCSEYFYNILKKDPSTQRIDLNDISPLGLATVIAYAYTGKLTLSLYTIGSIISAAVYLQIHTLVKMCSDFLIREMSVENCMYIANIAETYSLKNAKAAAQKFIRDNFLEFAESDQFLKLTFEQINELLIDDDLQLPSEIVAFQIAMKWLEFDQKRVKYAADLLSNIRFGTISAQDLVNYVQSVPRMMQDADCHKLLVDAMNYHLLPYRQNTLQSRRTRIRGGCRVLVTVGGRPGLTEKSLSRDILYRDPENGWSKLTEMPAKSFNQCVAVMDGFLYVAGGEDQNDARNQAKHAVSNFCRYDPRFNTWIHLANMTQKRTHFSLSVFNGLLFAVGGRNPEGSLASLECYVPATNQWQPKTPLEVARCCHASAVADGRVLVTGGYIGSAYSRSVCAYDPTGDSWQELPGLSTPRGWHCAVTLADRVYVMGGSQLGPRGERVDVLTVECYSPASGQWSYAAPLLVGVSTAGASALHGRAYLLGGWNEGEKKYKKCIQCFSPELNEWTEDDELPEATVGVSCCTLSMPNSVTRESRASSVSSVPVSI from the exons ATGGCCCCCAAAAAGAAGACTgtaaaaaagagcaaaggagatATTAATGAGATGACCATAATCGTAGAAGATAGCCCTCTGAACAAACTAAACACTTTGAATGGGCTCCTAGAAGGAGGCAATGGCTTTAGCTGCCTTTCTTCTGAATTAACAGATGCTTCTTATGGCCCCAACCTCTTGGAAGGCTTAAGTAAAATGAGGCAGGAGAACTTCCTTTGCGACCTAGTCATTGGCACCAAAACGAAGTCCTTTGATGTTCACAAGTCAGTGATGGCTTCGTGCAGTGAATACTTCTACAACATCctaaaaaaagacccatctaccCAAAGGATAGATCTCAACGATATCTCACCGCTGGGCCTGGCTACTGTCATTGCATATGCCTATACTGGAAAGCTGACGCTCTCTTTGTATACTATAGGAAGCATTATCTCTGCTGCTGTCTATCTTCAGATCCATACCCTTGTAAAGATGTGCAGTGATTTTCTGATACGAGAGATGAGTGTTGAGAACTGCATGTACATTGCTAACATTGCTGAAACATACTCCCTGAAAAATGCCAAAGCAGCAGCCCAAAAATTTATCCGGGATAACTTCCTTGAATTTGCAGAATCAGATCAGTTTTTGAAACTTACATTTGAGCAAATTAATGAACTTCTCATAGATGATGACTTACAGTTGCCTTCTGAAATAGTAGCATTCCAGATTGCAATGAAATGGTTAGAATTTGACCAAAAGAGAGTGAAATATGCTGCAGATCTTCTGAGCAACATCCGCTTTGGTACCATCTCTGCACAAGACCTGGTCAATTACGTTCAGTCTGTACCAAGAATGATGCAAGACGCTGATTGTCACAAACTTCTTGTAGATGCTATGAACTACCACTTACTTCCATATCGTCAAAACACATTGCAGTCTAGGCGCACAAGAATCCGTGGGGGCTGTCGAGTCCTCGTCACTGTTGGGGGACGTCCAGGCCTTACGGAGAAGTCCCTTAGTAGAGACATCCTATACAGAGACCCTGAAAATGGATGGAGCAAGCTTACAGAAATGCCAGCCAAGAGTTTTAATCAGTGTGTGGCTGTGATGGATGGATTTCTTTATGTGGCTGGTGGAGAAGACCAGAATGATGCTAGAAACCAAGCCAAGCATGCAGTCAGCAATTTCTGCAG ATACGATCCCCGCTTCAACACCTGGATCCACCTGGCCAACATGACCCAGAAGCGCACGCACTTCAGCCTGAGCGTGTTCAACGGGCTCCTGTTCGCCGTGGGCGGCCGCAATCCCGAAGGCAGCCTGGCCTCGCTCGAGTGCTACGTGCCCGCCACCAATCAGTGGCAGCCCAAGACGCCCCTGGAGGTGGCGCGCTGCTGCCACGCCAGCGCGGTCGCCGACGGCCGCGTGCTGGTGACCGGCGGCTACATCGGCAGCGCGTACTCGCGCTCCGTGTGCGCGTACGACCCCACCGGCGACTCGTGGCAGGAGCTGCCGGGCCTCAGCACGCCGCGAGGCTGGCACTGCGCGGTCACGCTGGCCGACCGGGTGTACGTGATGGGGGGCAGCCAGCTGGGGCCGCGCGGGGAGCGCGTGGACGTGCTGACCGTGGAGTGCTACAGCCCGGCCAGCGGCCAGTGGAGCTACGCGGCGCCGCTGCTGGTGGGCGTGAGCACCGCGGGCGCCTCGGCGCTGCACGGCCGCGCCTACCTGCTGGGGGGCTGGAACGAGGGCGAGAAGAAGTACAAGAAGTGCATCCAGTGCTTCAGCCCGGAGCTCAACGAGTGGACGGAGGACGACGAGCTGCCCGAGGCCACCGTGGGCGTGTCCTGCTGCACCCTCTCGATGCCCAACAGCGTGACCCGGGAGTCCCGAGCCAGCTCGGTGTCCTCGGTGCCAGTCAGTATCTGA